The Nodosilinea sp. FACHB-141 genome has a segment encoding these proteins:
- a CDS encoding circadian clock KaiB family protein, producing MSNGAAVGAVASSFKGIALFTPGGDCVYCIDEQKRAHWHIDLCAALQTHLELPEPPYFLLPCFTATVDRWVNSATQAPVTVAEAYPRVLRFQPLLNALFSLGELQWQPNYTSAEECSVALIESYQSTFPELWECHDLVMRVEQAIAVPTPTTPLLEIPLAVDPLPQAHCFKLFVRATDTAVTEKMLRFLYTTLESTLPGAYTLQVIDVTTHPDEAEAANITATPTLIQVSPEPVRRVVGNVLSQEQMMQLLAG from the coding sequence GTGTCTAATGGCGCTGCGGTTGGTGCAGTCGCCTCTAGCTTTAAAGGTATTGCCCTCTTTACTCCAGGGGGCGACTGCGTCTACTGCATCGATGAGCAAAAGCGGGCCCACTGGCACATCGACCTCTGTGCGGCTTTACAAACCCACCTGGAGCTGCCGGAGCCGCCCTACTTTTTGCTGCCCTGCTTTACCGCCACCGTAGATCGCTGGGTTAACTCCGCTACTCAAGCCCCTGTGACCGTGGCCGAGGCTTACCCCCGAGTCCTACGGTTTCAACCCCTGCTCAACGCGTTGTTTAGCCTAGGGGAATTGCAGTGGCAGCCCAACTACACCAGCGCTGAAGAATGTTCGGTAGCGCTGATCGAGTCGTACCAATCCACCTTTCCCGAACTATGGGAATGCCACGATTTGGTGATGCGCGTCGAGCAGGCGATCGCTGTCCCTACTCCCACTACACCGCTGCTGGAAATACCGCTAGCGGTTGACCCGCTGCCCCAAGCGCACTGCTTCAAGCTGTTTGTCAGGGCTACCGACACGGCTGTCACCGAAAAAATGCTGCGGTTTTTGTACACCACGCTAGAGTCAACCCTGCCTGGTGCCTACACCCTTCAGGTAATTGACGTCACCACTCACCCTGACGAAGCCGAGGCCGCTAATATCACGGCGACCCCAACCCTGATTCAGGTTTCTCCAGAACCCGTACGGCGGGTAGTGGGCAATGTACTTAGCCAAGAGCAGATGATGCAACTGCTGGCGGGGTAG
- a CDS encoding type IV pilus twitching motility protein PilT, with amino-acid sequence MAELPNAPGAQPAPPPPPRPPQTAAQAQASAQARAQAAARAAGQAAAQAAAAGHAPAAHQAPVGQAPAARQAPAAHQPPAPAAPAAHQPPVGQAPVAHQPSAPAAQAAPAPGQARHRPPSPPPMPKAAETLKVGSGLTLEKIVREAFDKGFSDIHMGVGEVPRFRDRGDIATTEYPVTDEATFYAWLEEILKPEEIQEFRQTLDFDGAAQYDFTRIRINIFDSLRGPAMVLRLIPVKILTLDQLGFSPIFRDVCHYHKGLVLVTGPTGSGKSTTMAAMIDYVNTEMPKNIITIEDPVEFVHTSRRSLIKQREVGMHTQKFDNALKASLREDPDIILVGEMRDKETVNTALKAAQTGHLVMGTLHTNSAVKTVERILNLYEPEQQAPVRVSLAESLVAVIAQGLCRTTDGKRAAFHDILINTDAIKDYILRGQLDEVEALIPKCTFDGMCTMNQSLYALYESGRITEETALEMSPKQNEMAQMLRGRV; translated from the coding sequence ATGGCTGAGTTACCCAACGCCCCCGGGGCCCAACCTGCACCACCGCCACCGCCCAGACCTCCCCAGACGGCGGCCCAGGCCCAAGCCTCAGCTCAAGCTCGAGCCCAGGCTGCTGCGCGTGCCGCAGGTCAAGCGGCAGCCCAGGCAGCGGCAGCGGGTCACGCTCCAGCGGCCCACCAGGCTCCGGTTGGTCAGGCTCCAGCAGCGCGTCAGGCTCCAGCAGCGCATCAGCCCCCAGCCCCAGCCGCTCCAGCAGCACATCAGCCTCCGGTCGGTCAAGCTCCAGTAGCGCATCAGCCCTCAGCTCCGGCCGCTCAAGCTGCGCCTGCCCCAGGGCAAGCCCGCCACCGTCCGCCTTCGCCGCCACCCATGCCTAAGGCAGCAGAAACCCTCAAGGTGGGCAGCGGGCTGACCCTAGAGAAAATTGTGCGCGAGGCCTTCGATAAGGGCTTCTCAGACATTCACATGGGCGTGGGGGAAGTGCCACGATTCCGCGATCGCGGCGATATCGCAACTACCGAGTATCCCGTCACCGACGAAGCCACCTTCTACGCCTGGCTGGAAGAAATCCTCAAGCCCGAAGAGATTCAAGAGTTTCGCCAAACTCTTGACTTTGACGGAGCTGCCCAGTACGACTTCACCCGCATCCGGATCAACATCTTTGACTCCCTGCGCGGCCCTGCTATGGTGCTGCGTCTGATTCCGGTGAAAATTCTCACCCTCGACCAGCTAGGCTTCTCGCCGATCTTTCGCGATGTGTGCCATTACCACAAGGGGCTGGTGCTGGTGACTGGGCCTACGGGTTCGGGTAAGTCGACCACCATGGCGGCGATGATTGACTACGTCAACACCGAGATGCCCAAAAACATCATCACCATCGAAGACCCGGTGGAATTTGTGCACACCAGCCGGCGATCGCTGATCAAACAGCGAGAAGTGGGCATGCACACCCAAAAATTCGACAACGCCCTCAAAGCCTCCCTGCGGGAAGACCCAGACATCATTCTGGTGGGTGAAATGCGGGACAAAGAAACTGTCAACACTGCCCTGAAAGCAGCTCAGACCGGTCACCTCGTGATGGGTACCCTGCACACCAACAGCGCCGTTAAGACCGTAGAGCGGATTCTCAACCTATACGAGCCTGAGCAGCAGGCCCCGGTGCGGGTCTCCCTAGCGGAGTCGTTGGTGGCGGTGATTGCCCAAGGTCTCTGCCGCACCACCGACGGCAAGCGGGCCGCCTTCCACGACATTTTGATCAACACCGATGCCATCAAAGACTACATTCTGCGGGGCCAACTCGACGAAGTCGAAGCGCTGATTCCCAAATGTACCTTCGACGGTATGTGCACCATGAACCAGTCGCTCTACGCCCTTTACGAGTCAGGGCGGATCACCGAAGAGACCGCGCTGGAAATGTCGCCCAAGCAAAACGAGATGGCCCAAATGCTGCGCGGCCGTGTCTAA
- the crtL gene encoding lycopene beta cyclase: MQDVLVIGAGPAGLSLVAALAESGLAVQGLALGDPAHPWPNTYGIWVDELEDVGLVPFLEHRWKDCVMYVNSGPVPLHREYGLLSNDRLQSHWLGQAEQHRVTWHRDKAVHIEHRPTHTQVTTAAGEMLTARLVVDATGHQTALVQRPEAPELAFQAAYGVVGRFSKPPTDPQQMVLMDFRDDYLTPAQRQEPPTFLYAMDLGDGVYFVEETSLAHHPAISMETLERRLHQRLGHWGIEIKETHHVERCLFPMNQPLPDFTQRVVGFGGAASMVHPASGYMVGALLRRGPGLAGAIASALSSSQTTPDQAAYQAWQALWPAERVRKHYLYLFGLENLMAFDAPQLHQFFNAFFNLSTDDWAGFLTDNLSLPEVVQAMLGLFGRAPNPVRWGLMRSVFSHGHLLGRTLMS, translated from the coding sequence ATGCAGGATGTGTTGGTCATTGGCGCGGGGCCGGCGGGGCTGTCGCTAGTGGCAGCCCTAGCAGAGTCAGGGCTGGCGGTGCAGGGGTTGGCCCTAGGCGATCCGGCGCACCCCTGGCCCAACACCTATGGCATCTGGGTTGATGAACTCGAAGATGTGGGTTTGGTGCCGTTTCTAGAGCATCGCTGGAAGGACTGCGTGATGTACGTCAACAGCGGCCCTGTGCCCCTGCACCGCGAGTATGGGTTGCTGAGCAACGATCGCCTGCAATCCCACTGGCTGGGCCAGGCTGAGCAGCACCGGGTCACCTGGCATCGGGATAAAGCCGTTCACATCGAGCACAGGCCTACCCATACCCAAGTGACTACCGCAGCGGGTGAAATGCTTACTGCCCGGTTGGTGGTCGATGCTACGGGGCACCAGACGGCGCTAGTGCAGCGTCCGGAGGCTCCGGAACTGGCGTTTCAGGCGGCCTATGGCGTTGTGGGGCGGTTCTCTAAGCCGCCTACCGACCCCCAGCAGATGGTGCTGATGGACTTCCGCGATGACTACCTTACGCCAGCCCAGCGTCAGGAACCGCCTACGTTTCTCTATGCGATGGATTTAGGCGATGGAGTGTACTTTGTAGAAGAAACCTCGCTGGCTCACCACCCTGCGATCTCGATGGAGACGCTTGAGCGGCGCCTTCACCAGCGTTTAGGCCACTGGGGCATTGAGATTAAAGAAACACACCATGTGGAGCGGTGCCTGTTTCCGATGAACCAGCCGCTGCCCGATTTTACTCAGCGAGTGGTGGGCTTTGGCGGGGCCGCTAGCATGGTACATCCGGCGTCGGGCTATATGGTGGGGGCACTGCTGCGTCGGGGGCCGGGGCTGGCTGGGGCGATCGCATCTGCCCTCAGCTCATCCCAAACTACCCCTGACCAAGCGGCCTACCAGGCTTGGCAAGCCCTCTGGCCCGCCGAGCGTGTGCGCAAGCACTACCTCTATCTCTTCGGCCTCGAAAATTTGATGGCCTTTGACGCGCCGCAGCTGCATCAGTTTTTTAATGCTTTCTTTAACCTATCCACCGATGATTGGGCCGGGTTTTTGACCGACAATCTCTCGTTGCCCGAGGTGGTGCAGGCCATGCTGGGGCTATTTGGCCGTGCGCCTAACCCAGTGCGCTGGGGGCTGATGCGATCGGTATTTAGCCACGGCCACCTGCTAGGGCGCACGCTGATGAGCTAA
- a CDS encoding PrsW family intramembrane metalloprotease, giving the protein MANLASDPNVLATVVGIVALALAPLAFLLWFFYTRDKLNPEPRGLVLRIFGLGILAFIPVFLVRQFVPLPAWLMAVVVVPIVAELIKFWVVKAGVYNHPEFDEPVDGIIFAAAAGLGFATLEVIGSMLYAYFAVARLGVPGNALTAAWPAVLSMFALRGLLSAPGHALWSSLWGYALGMAKFAPSGQGSGLVRNGLVAAILSHAAFNALALETSWWLNRVGLVLVIAVLWFVVMRCLRYALALTPKTQDSSRA; this is encoded by the coding sequence ATGGCAAATCTTGCAAGCGATCCCAACGTACTGGCTACGGTGGTGGGCATAGTGGCCCTAGCCTTGGCCCCTTTGGCGTTTTTGCTGTGGTTTTTCTACACTCGCGACAAGCTCAACCCAGAGCCGCGAGGGCTGGTGCTCAGAATTTTTGGCTTAGGAATTCTGGCGTTTATTCCAGTATTTTTGGTGCGGCAGTTTGTTCCCCTACCGGCCTGGCTAATGGCGGTGGTAGTGGTACCAATTGTGGCGGAGCTGATTAAGTTTTGGGTGGTGAAAGCGGGCGTCTACAACCATCCTGAATTTGACGAACCTGTGGACGGGATTATTTTTGCCGCCGCTGCCGGCTTGGGATTTGCCACCCTAGAGGTGATTGGCTCCATGCTCTACGCCTACTTCGCTGTAGCGCGGCTAGGCGTACCGGGAAATGCCTTGACCGCCGCCTGGCCCGCCGTGCTCAGCATGTTTGCCCTGCGGGGACTGCTGAGCGCTCCTGGTCATGCCCTGTGGTCGTCGCTGTGGGGCTATGCCCTGGGGATGGCAAAATTTGCGCCCAGTGGGCAGGGTAGTGGGCTGGTTCGCAACGGCCTGGTGGCGGCCATACTGTCCCACGCTGCCTTTAATGCCCTGGCGCTGGAGACGAGCTGGTGGCTCAACCGGGTGGGCCTAGTGCTAGTGATTGCGGTGCTGTGGTTTGTGGTGATGCGCTGCCTACGCTACGCCCTAGCCCTGACTCCTAAAACTCAAGACAGCTCCAGGGCATGA
- a CDS encoding adenine phosphoribosyltransferase, whose product MDLRAHIRDVPDFPKPGILFRDITPLLGDPTALQYSIDLFAEQVEDYRPDYIAGIESRGFIFGMPLAYKLGVGFAPVRKPGKLPAAVHTASYALEYGSDTLELHQDAFPAGSRVLIIDDLIATGGTAAAAAKLVEQTGCTLAGYGFVIELVGLEGRTKLPDVPVTVLLQY is encoded by the coding sequence ATGGATCTCAGAGCCCACATCCGCGACGTTCCCGACTTCCCCAAGCCCGGCATTCTCTTCCGCGACATCACGCCGCTGTTAGGTGACCCCACCGCGCTGCAATACAGCATCGACTTGTTTGCCGAGCAGGTGGAGGATTATCGCCCCGACTACATTGCGGGCATTGAGTCGCGGGGGTTTATCTTTGGCATGCCCTTGGCCTACAAGCTAGGAGTGGGGTTTGCCCCAGTGCGCAAGCCCGGCAAGCTCCCTGCTGCGGTGCACACGGCCAGCTACGCGCTGGAATACGGCAGCGACACCCTCGAACTGCACCAAGATGCTTTTCCAGCGGGTAGTCGGGTGCTAATTATTGACGATTTGATTGCCACAGGGGGCACGGCCGCCGCCGCCGCCAAGCTAGTTGAGCAAACCGGCTGCACCCTTGCCGGGTATGGCTTTGTAATTGAGCTAGTGGGTCTAGAAGGCCGCACCAAGCTCCCCGACGTGCCGGTCACTGTCCTATTGCAGTACTGA
- the corA gene encoding magnesium/cobalt transporter CorA produces the protein MSRRTPNPGGHPSSSPGQANQARVERVDAEALRAAAVNTLNASPREGRKKLIDFNYSTPGTLPGTLNIPDDALPTELHLMDYGPDTLRTATIDHPVECEALGKPETVTWLDARGLGSEDILRQISQTFGLHPLILEDIVNVPHRPKIDFYDDKILIIMQMVQPKRTGSGVGSEQVSFVMGNGFLVTFQEEPNWDSFNPVRDRIRRGTGTIRTQGADYLAYALMDTIVDSFFPVLEVIGETLEDLEEEVVANPTNATIKKIHRMRRALMKLRRYIWPQRSVINGLIRDSDDLISQEVRVYLQDVYDHIVQVVDIIENYREIASSLMDVYLSSINNRMNEVMKLLTVISSIFIPLTFIAGVYGMNFDTEKSPLNMPELGWYWGYIICLSVMAVIAVLQIYFFWKRGWFDNFSTTRR, from the coding sequence ATGTCGCGCCGCACACCAAACCCAGGGGGCCACCCATCCTCCTCGCCGGGCCAAGCTAATCAGGCACGGGTCGAGCGAGTTGACGCAGAGGCGTTGAGGGCGGCGGCTGTTAACACCCTCAACGCCTCGCCCCGCGAGGGCAGAAAGAAACTGATTGACTTCAACTATTCGACCCCCGGTACGCTCCCGGGCACGCTGAATATTCCTGACGATGCCCTGCCCACAGAGCTGCATTTGATGGACTATGGCCCCGACACCCTGCGTACCGCTACCATCGACCACCCGGTTGAGTGCGAGGCTCTTGGTAAACCCGAAACTGTCACCTGGCTCGATGCCCGCGGGTTGGGTAGCGAAGACATCCTGCGGCAAATCAGTCAGACCTTTGGCCTCCACCCCCTGATACTCGAAGACATTGTCAATGTGCCTCACCGTCCCAAAATCGACTTTTACGACGACAAAATTCTGATCATCATGCAGATGGTGCAGCCCAAAAGAACCGGTTCTGGGGTGGGCAGTGAGCAGGTGAGCTTTGTCATGGGCAATGGCTTTCTAGTCACGTTTCAGGAAGAGCCAAATTGGGACTCGTTTAACCCGGTGCGCGATCGCATCCGGCGGGGTACCGGCACCATTCGCACCCAGGGGGCCGACTACCTGGCCTATGCCCTGATGGATACCATCGTTGATAGCTTCTTCCCGGTGCTAGAGGTAATTGGCGAAACCCTTGAAGATCTTGAAGAAGAAGTGGTTGCCAACCCCACCAATGCCACCATCAAAAAAATTCACCGCATGCGCCGGGCGCTAATGAAGCTGCGTCGATACATCTGGCCCCAGCGCAGCGTCATCAACGGCCTGATTCGCGACAGCGACGATCTCATCAGCCAGGAAGTGCGCGTCTACCTGCAAGACGTCTACGACCACATTGTGCAAGTCGTCGACATCATCGAAAACTATCGCGAAATCGCCTCCAGCCTGATGGATGTCTACCTCTCCTCCATCAACAATCGCATGAACGAAGTGATGAAGCTGTTAACGGTGATCTCCTCCATTTTCATTCCCCTCACCTTTATTGCCGGCGTTTACGGCATGAACTTCGACACCGAAAAATCACCCCTGAACATGCCTGAGCTGGGGTGGTACTGGGGCTACATCATTTGTCTCTCAGTGATGGCCGTGATTGCCGTGCTGCAAATCTACTTCTTCTGGAAACGCGGCTGGTTCGACAACTTCTCCACAACAAGGCGATAG
- the groL gene encoding chaperonin GroEL (60 kDa chaperone family; promotes refolding of misfolded polypeptides especially under stressful conditions; forms two stacked rings of heptamers to form a barrel-shaped 14mer; ends can be capped by GroES; misfolded proteins enter the barrel where they are refolded when GroES binds) has translation MAKRISFDEASRQALEKGVNALADAVKITLGPRGRNVVLEKKYGAPQIVNDGITIAKEIELEDAFENMGARLMQEVASKTKDLAGDGTTTATVLAQAMVKEGLKNVAAGTNPVSLRRGIEKAVALLVNEIAAVAKPVEGNATIAQVATVSAGSDEEIGKMIAEAMDKVTKDGVITVEESKSLYTELDVVEGMQFDRGYISPYFVTDQERMVTELDNARVLIVDKKISSIQDLVSVLEKVAREGAPLLIIAEDIEGEALATLVVNKARGVLNVAAVKAPSFGDRRKAMLQDIAVLTGGQVISEEVGLSLDTADLSMLGLAVKATITKDTTTLVSDAGNKADIDKRIAQIRKELAVTDSDYDKEKLSERLAKLAGGVAVIKVGAATETELKDRKLRIEDALSATKAAVEEGIVPGGGATLLHLAPKLESLKASLSAEEAIGVDIVMRAVEAPLRQIADNAGQPGSVIVEKVKAMSFPTGYNALTGAYEDLIQAGIIDPAKVVRSGLQDAASIAGLLLTTEALVVDIPEPPAPAGDPGMGGMGGMGGMGGMGGMGGMGGMGMM, from the coding sequence ATGGCAAAAAGAATTTCCTTTGATGAGGCTTCGCGGCAGGCCCTCGAAAAAGGCGTCAACGCCTTAGCCGACGCCGTTAAAATCACCCTCGGCCCCAGGGGGCGCAACGTCGTACTTGAGAAAAAGTACGGGGCACCACAGATTGTCAACGACGGCATCACCATTGCCAAAGAGATCGAACTAGAAGACGCTTTTGAAAATATGGGTGCTCGCCTCATGCAAGAGGTAGCCTCTAAGACCAAAGACCTGGCGGGCGATGGCACCACCACCGCCACCGTGCTGGCCCAGGCCATGGTTAAAGAAGGTCTGAAGAACGTGGCGGCAGGCACCAACCCCGTCAGCCTGCGTCGCGGCATTGAGAAAGCCGTTGCCCTGCTGGTGAACGAAATCGCCGCCGTGGCCAAGCCCGTAGAAGGCAACGCCACTATCGCCCAGGTCGCCACTGTCTCCGCTGGCAGCGACGAAGAAATTGGCAAAATGATTGCCGAAGCCATGGATAAGGTGACCAAAGATGGCGTCATCACCGTGGAAGAATCAAAGTCTCTCTACACCGAGCTAGATGTTGTCGAGGGGATGCAGTTCGATCGCGGCTACATTTCCCCCTACTTCGTCACCGACCAAGAGCGCATGGTGACCGAGCTTGACAACGCTCGCGTGCTGATCGTCGACAAAAAAATCAGCTCTATTCAAGATCTGGTGTCGGTGCTTGAGAAGGTAGCCCGCGAGGGTGCTCCTCTGCTGATCATCGCTGAAGACATCGAAGGCGAGGCTCTGGCGACCCTGGTGGTCAACAAAGCCCGCGGCGTGCTGAATGTGGCGGCGGTGAAAGCACCGAGCTTTGGCGATCGCCGTAAGGCCATGCTTCAAGATATCGCAGTACTCACTGGCGGCCAGGTAATTTCTGAAGAAGTCGGCCTCAGCCTTGATACCGCCGACCTGTCCATGCTGGGCTTGGCTGTTAAAGCCACCATCACCAAAGACACCACCACCCTGGTGTCGGATGCGGGCAACAAAGCCGACATCGACAAGCGCATCGCTCAAATTCGTAAAGAGCTGGCCGTCACCGACTCTGACTACGACAAAGAGAAGCTCTCCGAACGCCTGGCTAAGCTAGCTGGCGGTGTCGCCGTAATCAAAGTCGGGGCCGCCACCGAAACCGAGCTCAAAGATCGCAAGCTGCGCATCGAAGATGCCCTTAGCGCCACCAAGGCTGCTGTAGAGGAAGGCATCGTCCCCGGTGGCGGTGCTACCCTGCTGCACCTGGCCCCCAAGCTGGAGTCGCTCAAAGCTTCCCTCAGCGCTGAGGAAGCCATCGGTGTAGACATTGTCATGCGGGCTGTGGAAGCGCCCCTGCGGCAAATCGCCGACAACGCTGGCCAACCCGGCTCTGTGATTGTCGAAAAGGTGAAGGCCATGAGCTTCCCCACGGGCTACAACGCACTCACGGGTGCCTACGAAGACCTGATTCAGGCGGGCATTATCGACCCAGCTAAGGTCGTGCGCTCTGGTCTGCAAGATGCGGCCTCGATCGCAGGCTTACTCCTCACCACCGAAGCCCTCGTGGTCGATATCCCTGAGCCTCCCGCTCCCGCTGGTGACCCCGGCATGGGCGGCATGGGTGGCATGGGCGGCATGGGTGGCATGGGCGGTATGGGTGGCATGGGCGGCATGGGCATGATGTAG
- a CDS encoding GFA family protein, which translates to MSTSFTGGCMCGAIRYECSAKPIAMGLCHCRDCQRATGSAFAAALMVPRNTVTILGEVKYYEVIGDSGNPISRGFCAHCGSRLFGSRANADFISIQAGSLDDPSWFKPQVDLYVSSAQPWDHLNPDLIKFAKSLPPNNSNASDV; encoded by the coding sequence ATGTCAACAAGTTTTACTGGCGGCTGTATGTGCGGAGCGATCCGTTACGAATGTTCGGCAAAACCTATCGCAATGGGATTATGTCACTGCCGGGATTGTCAGCGAGCGACAGGAAGCGCATTTGCTGCGGCGTTGATGGTACCTCGCAATACTGTAACTATTTTGGGAGAAGTCAAATATTATGAGGTGATAGGCGATAGCGGCAACCCGATTAGTCGTGGCTTCTGTGCTCATTGTGGTTCCCGATTATTTGGTTCACGTGCGAATGCTGATTTTATTAGTATTCAAGCAGGGAGCTTAGACGATCCAAGTTGGTTTAAGCCTCAGGTAGACCTTTATGTTTCGAGTGCTCAACCGTGGGATCACTTGAATCCAGATTTGATAAAATTCGCTAAATCTCTGCCACCTAACAATTCAAATGCATCAGACGTTTGA